The following proteins are encoded in a genomic region of Necator americanus strain Aroian chromosome II, whole genome shotgun sequence:
- a CDS encoding hypothetical protein (NECATOR_CHRII.G4764.T1) encodes MYEGRPAEDRRDRNAPTTTTATPSPPPPPATTPAAAPTLLQHHPTVLVISPNWFFRDVGATLNKFCGEKEVDQVLCFIRTGELP; translated from the exons ATGTACGAAGGACGACCGGCCGAGGATCGACGAGACCGCAACG ctcctactactactactgctactccttctcctcctcctcctcctgctACTACTCCGGCTGCTGCTCCTACACTTCTACAACATCACCCAACCGTCCTTGTCATCTCTCCGAACTGGTTCTTCAGGGACGTCGGCGCTACGCTCAAC AAGTTTTGCGGCGAAAAAGAAGTGGACCAAGTGCTCTGCTTCATTCGAACTGGGGAATTGCCGTAA